The Longimicrobium sp. sequence CATCTCGCGGCTGGCGTCCGGCCCCGCCGCGGAGGTGAACGTGCCCTCACGCGAGCCGCCGGACCAGGCGTGGCCCAGCCCCTCGACCATCCACAGCTCTACGAACGGCCCGGAGACGTCGCGCGTGGCGCGCAGCCCGCCTGCGTCCACCTCGTGGCGGGTGAAGTCCTTGGCCCCGACGGCGCGCCGCCACTGGTCGGCCAGGCGCCTGCCGTTCTCCGCGTTCACGACGACATCGGACGTGCCGTGGAACACGATCAGCGGAACCGGCGTGACGCCCGCCGCGAAGGGGGCGGGGAGCGCGTCGGGGTGGGCCGGGCCGGAGCGCATGGCCGCGACCGCCGACGCAACATCCGACGCCGCGCGATACGGGAGGGCGGAGTGCGCCCCTGCGGCGGCGTACAGCTCGGGATACGCGGCCGCGGTGTTGACGGCCATCGCCCCGCCCGCGCTGACCCCGGCGATGTAGACGCGCGCGGGATCGACGGCGAAGCGGCTCATCACCTCGCGCGTGATGCCGGCGATGATGGCCGGCTCGCCCGCGCCGGCCCCCTGGTGGGCGGGATCGTACCAGTTCCAACACTTCTGGGGATTGTACGCCGCGGTCTGCTCGGGGTAGACGACGATGACGCCCGCGCGCTCGGCATGTGCGCTGAACTGCGTTCCGCGCGCGAAGTCTTCCGGGTCCTGCGTGCAGCCGTGCAGCATAACGACGAGCGGGGCCGGGCGGGCAGGATCGTGCCGGGCGGGGACGTACACCCAGTACCGTCGCGTGCCGCCCTCGCCCTGATACGTGCTCCAGCCGATGAGCGCCTGCGTGGTTCCGTGCGGCGCGGGGAGGGTGTCGGGCGCGGCGGGCTGCGACGTGGACGGCTGGGTGGCTGGGGCGCAGCCTGAGATGAAGAGAGTGCCTGCCATCGTCAGGGCGAACAGGGTGCGGGTCAGGTGGTGCATCGTGTGCCTGGCAGAGGTGCGTTCCGCCGGGGGCCCCTCCCCCGGCCCCTCCCCGCACAAACTGCGTGCGGAGAGGGGAGAACTTCTTTTTCGATCGCTTCGCGGGGTGTGGTGTCGTTCCCTGGCGTACCATGGTGCGCTCCGAGCAGCCCGGCGCATTCCCCTGGCAGCCCTCTCTCCCCGGCCCTCTCCCCCGCAAGCGGGGGAAAGGGAGAATTCGACCGCACGTCGTTTGGCCTCGCGCACTCGACTGCGCGTGCAGTCCGCGAAGGCGGACTTTGGGCCTTTGTTGCCGCGACTTCAGTCGCCCCAGCGGGCCCAGCCTTCTGCTTCTGCGCCGCCGTCGCACCAACGCCTGAAGTGTACCCCCTCTCCCACGCTGTTTGTGGGAGAGGGTGGCACGCATGTCAGCGCGGCCGGGTGAGGGCCCCACGGCAGCCGAGGCCTCTGCTCCGTGACCGCTGCCGCGCCCTGGCTGTTACCCTCGCCGCGGCTAGATCCTTCGGCCCGCGTGGTGTGTGCTGCGGGCCAATCCGGTGCGCCTGGGCCTCAGGATGACAGGCTTTCGTGCGCACCGAAGTTTGAAGTGTACTCCCTCTCCCACGTTGTTCGTGGGAGAGGGTGGCACGCGTGTCAGCGCGGTCGGGTGAGGGCCTTAGCGCGTCTGGTACTTGATGCCCAGGAAGACCATCGTGCCGATCTCCGGCATGTTGATCATCTCCGTGTGCTTCTGCCCGAACCCGCAGCCGCGCTTCTCGTCGGTGGGAGTCGCCCGCAGCAGGTCCTTGTCGTCGTACTCGAACTCGCCGCCGCACCCGAAGAGGTTGCTGACCCCCAGGTTCACCGTGGTGTTGAAGCGGTCGATCCGGTAGCCCAGGCTGGCGTCCAGCGTGGTGAAACCGGAGATGAACCCGCGGTTTACGCCCGAGCGGAAGTAGTACTCGTCCACGTGGCGCACCGTCAGCCCGCCGGTCAGCCGCCCGAAGTCCTGGAAGCTGCCGCCCAGCGTCCACTTCATCTCCGGCGAGTTGAGCGCGGTGCTCTCCTCACGGCCCTTGTCGACCTCCACGTCGCTGATGTCGATCAGCGACAGCGTGCCGCGCACGTTGATCTTGGGCGTCACCACGAAGTTGACCCCCGCGTCGGTGCCCTGGATCTTGGCCGCGCCCAGGTTGTAGTACGTCAGCGCCAGGGCCGGGTTGCCGGCGGCCGTGTTCAGGCGGTTTCCGTCGGCGTCGTACGCCCACACCGAGGTGCCGGCCGGCTGCCCGCCCAGGCCGGCGTTCAGCGGGTCGCCGATCACGGCCAGGGGGCTCATGAAGTTCTCGTACGCCGAGCGGTAGTGGGCCACGTCCACGAACAGCCGGTCCCCCAGCACGCCCTTGTAGCCGAACTCCCAGGTGGTGTTCTCTTCCGGCTGCAGCGGCGCGTACTCCCGGAACACCGTGCCGTCTGGCCGCTTGACCGTAAAGCCGCGCGTGTTGCCGTAGATCACCGTGACGGCGTTCCAGTCGGGGATGTGGAAGTTGGTCTGCAGGATGGTGGGCGACTTGAACGCGCGGTTGTACGTCACGCGGAAGTTCTGTCCCGCCATCGGCCGCACCACCACCCCCGCCTTGGGGCTGAACTGGGCGTCGTAGTTCTCGTGGATGTCGTACCGGCCCGCCAGCACCACGTCCATCCACGGCATCACCGGCGTGGTGACCTGCCCGAAGCCGGCGTACTGGTCGATGGAGATGTCCTCGCCCGTCAGCCGGTCCGTCAGCCACTGGCGGTCGCTGCTCACCACGTCGCGCCGGTAGCTGGTGCCCAGCACCACGGCACTGTTCAGCAGCATGGGAACGCGCGAGTTGTACTGCACCTCGCCCGCGTACATCCGCCCGTCGCTGGGCCAGTCGGATGCGGCGACGAGCTGCTCGTCCGTCATCCGCGTCTCGGCGGGCCGCGCCAGGTTGGGATAGTAGGCCTGGCTGTAGCGGTTGGTGGCCCACGAGTCGCCCGACTTGCTCTGCGCGCGGTACACGTTGGCGTACCAGCGCGGGCTGCTGAACCGAAGCTGCCCGAAGTTGTACTGCCACCCCTGCAGCTGGTTGCGGCCCACGCTGGTCTGGCCCACGCCGTCGGTGACGCTGCCGCCGCCGGAAAGCTCCAACCGGCTGTTGCCGAAGTACCGCACCACCGCCGCGGTGCCGCGGGCGACGCTGGCATCCCAGTTCAGCCCGTTCACGCCGCCGGGGCTCACCTCGGGGGCCACCGTGGCCGAGCCGACGTCGGTGGAGCGCCACGCGCGGGCGATCCCCGACACCAGCGTCAGGCGGTTGCTCCAGTCGTCGGCCTCCTGGTACTCGCCCGACACCTTGTAGCCCCAGTCGCCCAGCACGCCGGCGTAGCGCGCCTGCACGTCGCGGTAGCTCCGGTTGCCGCCGGTGACCTCCATCGTCAGCCCGGGGTAGGTGCGCGGGTCCTTGGTTTCCATGCTGATCACGCCGCTGCTGGCGTCGGCGCCGTACAGGGCGGCGCCGGGGCCCACCAGCACCTCGATGCCGCCCAGGTCTACCTTGGGCGTGGCGGTGAACTGGCCCACGGGCAGGCCGTTCTCGGGCAGCACCA is a genomic window containing:
- a CDS encoding PHB depolymerase family esterase, with the protein product MHHLTRTLFALTMAGTLFISGCAPATQPSTSQPAAPDTLPAPHGTTQALIGWSTYQGEGGTRRYWVYVPARHDPARPAPLVVMLHGCTQDPEDFARGTQFSAHAERAGVIVVYPEQTAAYNPQKCWNWYDPAHQGAGAGEPAIIAGITREVMSRFAVDPARVYIAGVSAGGAMAVNTAAAYPELYAAAGAHSALPYRAASDVASAVAAMRSGPAHPDALPAPFAAGVTPVPLIVFHGTSDVVVNAENGRRLADQWRRAVGAKDFTRHEVDAGGLRATRDVSGPFVELWMVEGLGHAWSGGSREGTFTSAAGPDASREM
- a CDS encoding TonB-dependent receptor, with the protein product MSSSGTPRLAWRSILLVLALALWPAVAHAQSGTLRGTVAGRDGEALAGARVTVIGTRLVTSTNPQGAFTLRGVPSGTHQLRVSAAGFRNETSEASIRAGEETLVAIQLEDKPYELDAVVISASRQSERVTEAPATITRIGADQLDAAVGNTFAGALKEVKGLDFVQVGMTSVGINARGFNSSFNNRMLMVEDGRIMVLPENGLPVGQFTATPKVDLGGIEVLVGPGAALYGADASSGVISMETKDPRTYPGLTMEVTGGNRSYRDVQARYAGVLGDWGYKVSGEYQEADDWSNRLTLVSGIARAWRSTDVGSATVAPEVSPGGVNGLNWDASVARGTAAVVRYFGNSRLELSGGGSVTDGVGQTSVGRNQLQGWQYNFGQLRFSSPRWYANVYRAQSKSGDSWATNRYSQAYYPNLARPAETRMTDEQLVAASDWPSDGRMYAGEVQYNSRVPMLLNSAVVLGTSYRRDVVSSDRQWLTDRLTGEDISIDQYAGFGQVTTPVMPWMDVVLAGRYDIHENYDAQFSPKAGVVVRPMAGQNFRVTYNRAFKSPTILQTNFHIPDWNAVTVIYGNTRGFTVKRPDGTVFREYAPLQPEENTTWEFGYKGVLGDRLFVDVAHYRSAYENFMSPLAVIGDPLNAGLGGQPAGTSVWAYDADGNRLNTAAGNPALALTYYNLGAAKIQGTDAGVNFVVTPKINVRGTLSLIDISDVEVDKGREESTALNSPEMKWTLGGSFQDFGRLTGGLTVRHVDEYYFRSGVNRGFISGFTTLDASLGYRIDRFNTTVNLGVSNLFGCGGEFEYDDKDLLRATPTDEKRGCGFGQKHTEMINMPEIGTMVFLGIKYQTR